CTCAGTCCCAGGAGGAAGTAGTTTTAGTCAACTGGGCGGACAGCTACGAGAGCATCGAAGACTTCCAGTCCTATTTCCATCCGGCAGTTAAAAATTTTATTTCTTCTCCAATTATCAACTTCATTATTTGCCGCATAAGCGGCGAGGTGCCGGGTGCCATTGTTGCTATCAACTACCCTGGAAAGGCGACTACTTACGACGCAGAGGTTCTCAAAAGCATGGCAGTGGTGATCGGCTCATTGCAGACCATATCGGATGAGGTACAGGAGACAGAGAAGGCATTCAGATACACAATAGAGGCCCTTGCCAGAGCCTGCGAAGCTGCCGAGGAAGATACGGGGAAACATATCCAGAGGGTGAACCGGTATGCCGGTGCCCTTGCTGCCAACATGGGACTTCCCAACGATTTTGTGGAAACGGTTTCCTTTTCGGCGCAGATGCATGATGTGGGGAAAATCAAGATTCCGGCTTCCATTTTACTTAAAAATGGGCCTCTTGATGATGCGGAAACAGCGCTAATCCGCATGCACCCGGTCTATGGCCGGCAGATTTTAGGTGACTCGCCCAGGCTACAGGTGGCACGGGATATTGCCATTTCCCATCATGAAAACTGGGATGGCAGCGGTTATCCAAATCGCCTTGCTGGCGAGAATATCCCGCTGGCTGGAAGAATCGTCAAGTTAGCCGATGTTTATGATGCCCTTAGATCAAACAGAAGCTACAAGACCCCTCTCACCCATCAGGCCACCCTGTCCATTTTCCGCAATGGTGATGAAAGGATCAACCCGGAGAAACACTTTGATCCTGTGCTTCTCGGGGTATTTTTCAAGATCGAGCATATCTTTGACAAGATTTATGAGAGCTTCAACGTTAATCCTGCCAATTGATACTTTTATTTCCACCCATTTTGACATATAGTATCAACATTTTATTTCCCGGATATTCCTGCCGAAGAAGGAGCCTCGGATGTTTCTCTTGCCAAAGGGAAATCCATTGTATGAAAACGTTGCTGCTGCCAAAGTCAAGCTGCCGGAAATACTGGACAAGCTGAAAAACGGCGGTTTCACTGGATATCTCAACTTTGTTTTTCCATCTTCAAACATGATTCTTTTCTTTGAGGGGGGAAAACTTATCAGCACCATGTGTGAGCAGGGCAATACCAGATTGTCGGGCTTTGAGGCCTTAGCGGCATTGTGCAGTCATATTTTCGCTGGGGGCGGCAGCCTTTCCGTCTACAGGCTCTCCCGTGACCTGGTTATGGGACTGCACGCACTGTTGCACGGCGAAGTTCTATACAAAGGGCAGGAACTGAAACTGATCGATGTGAAGGGGCTCCTTGAAAAGATGAGGGCGCAACAGCTCAACGGCTGCCTGAGAATTTACACCGAGGACAGGTCGGCTCTCATTTTTTACAAGGAGGGGGCACCACTGGGTTTTTTCCATGATGGATCCAATGATATAGAGACCTCCGCCACCGAATCACAGAAGATTGCCGGGTTACCGGGGGCAAAGGTAGACAT
This region of Geotalea daltonii FRC-32 genomic DNA includes:
- a CDS encoding HD-GYP domain-containing protein — encoded protein: MKDGSLVERSDEIALDPLSGYAVNLLEAQSQEEVVLVNWADSYESIEDFQSYFHPAVKNFISSPIINFIICRISGEVPGAIVAINYPGKATTYDAEVLKSMAVVIGSLQTISDEVQETEKAFRYTIEALARACEAAEEDTGKHIQRVNRYAGALAANMGLPNDFVETVSFSAQMHDVGKIKIPASILLKNGPLDDAETALIRMHPVYGRQILGDSPRLQVARDIAISHHENWDGSGYPNRLAGENIPLAGRIVKLADVYDALRSNRSYKTPLTHQATLSIFRNGDERINPEKHFDPVLLGVFFKIEHIFDKIYESFNVNPAN